The Paenibacillus swuensis genome contains the following window.
TACTCAAAAGTTACTTGAAATTAACGAGCAGATTGCCATGCTGACGCGCATTAAATCCAATCTAGAGGAACGCATGACCGCGATTCTTGAAGACGATCCGAATCCGAAGGAGAAATGAATATGTCGATTGAGGCCTTGAATGACAGTAACTTTCCGACGGCGATAGCTGGCAAGGGCACTACTCTGGTGGATTTCACCGGAACTTGGTGTCCCCCGTGCAAAGTGCTCCTTCCGCTTCTGGAAGAATTACAACAAGAGATGAAGGATACCGTGAACATCTACAAAGCAGACGTCAAGGAAGCGGCGGAAACCGCCTCCGCGTACGGCATTATGTCCACGCCGACGGTGATTGTGTTCCGGGACGGCGTGCCTGTCGACAAGTTGGTGGGACTTCGGCCGAAGCAAGCTTATGTTAATGTGATTAACAAATCCTTGTAAATGGCGTCCATCACCCTGCTGGTGCGCATAGCGGTTTCTCCATTGCTTGGAGATTCCCCGTTCCCGTTCAGCGCCGCTGTAAGCAGCGTGATCAGAGGTTGCTGGATGTGCGCCGGCGGCGGGAAGATCTTTTCAAATGACTCTGTCTCCGTGAATACTTCCACAGGCCCGTCGTTTACGAAGGTGGAGAAGCGAATGCGTCCTTTGCTACCGACAATTTCATTCATCTCAACATACTGGGCGGCGTTAAAACACCAGATGCCTGTACCATGAACGCCCGATTCGAACAGGAACTGGGCGGAAACGATATCATCGGCGGCGTACAATCCGGCTTGGTTGGATGCGGCGCCTTTGGCCGTCTGGACAGGTCCGAGGATGAAATCCATAATGTCCAGCGTATGCGAAGCCAGATCGACGAACTTGCCGCCGCCTGCTATCGCGGGGTTGACGCGCCACGCTTGGCTTTGACCCGTGCGCTCATCTGCGGAAGGGGGCTGATAGTGGGTCATTTGCACAAAACGAACGTCTCCGATCAGCCCTTCCGCGATCCAGTCCCTGACCTGAATAAACTTCGGCAACGCTCTTCTGTAGAAGGCCACGAACAGCGGAACTCCGGCCTCCCTGCAAGCCTGTATCATCGCCTCGCACTCCGCTGTATTCAGCGCCATCGGCTTCTCCACATACACCGGCTTACCGGCTTGGGCGCACAGCAGCGTGTACTCCTTGTGGTAAGCCGGCGGTGTGGCGATGTACACCGCGTCTACCTGCGGATCGTGAATCAGCGCTTCCGCATCGCTGTACCACTGCGGAACCCCGTGCCGCTTCGCATAGTCCTCCGCCAAGCTCGCGTCCCGTCTCATGACGGCTTGGAGCGCGGCGTTGGGGGCTTTTTGAAATCCGGGGCCGCTCTTTACCTCTGTTACATCTCCGCATCCTATAATGCCCCATCGAATTGTTTTCATGGCTTGGTTGCCTCCTCTTTCAGTAAAGGTTGATACATCATCACCGCGTGATTTTCCGTTATGTACTGGTCGTCCACTTGCTCGCCTGCCAGGTTGAACATTTTGCGATAAAGCGTGTTATGCCGTGTGTACCCGCCCCAATGCTCGAGCTTGATGGAATGATCTTTTTCGTAAATTTCGTAGGTGTGCAGGGGCGGCTCCGCGGTGCTCCATTGGCCTCTAAGCTCATCGTTCACGATGCTCAGGTTCAGCCGATAAGGCATGCCGGTATCATTGCGAATTTGCAGATCCAGATAATTATAAGCGCACGTGGCTCCACTGCCAAAAGGTTGCGTTCGACCCGCATCCGGAAACACATCATAGCTGTGTCTGTGACGTTCGGTTACGGTTAGCGGGGTGTGCAAGGTCATCCAGTAGATCATATTCGACAGCTGGCATAAACCGCCTCCAACCCCGGGCTTGAACGAGCCGTAAAACAGCACCATACCGTCGACGTAACCTTTGGCACGCGAAGGTCTGCCGATCATTTTCCAGTAGGAGAACGTTTCGCCCGGTTGAATATTAACCCCGTTAAGCTGTTGCAGGGCAAGCTTCAGATTGATCACTTTGTTATGCTGCAGCCACATGTCCACGTCCTTCAGCTTTCGCAGCGTGGGGGTTCGGTGTTCGTAAACGGTGTGCGGCAAAGGTTGCCTGGCTGCAAGTTTTTCTGGAGCGCGCACATAGGACTTACCGCCGAAATACCAGTGTAGCCATCTGCGGAATGTGAAATATATTTTGCCCAGCCGAATTCTCCAGATTGACCGTCGCACCGGCTTCAAAGTCGCTTGCATGCGCGTTCCTCCGCAAGTATTATTGTTTGTCTCTCAGCAAAGCTTCAATGTTCTTAAGGGTTTGCGTTTGTGCTTTTGCGTTGCTTAGAAGAACAACAAAGAAATAAATTAGCGCAGCAACAATCACGATTGGCAACAATTGCAGCAGAGCCAGTGTCCAATGAAAAGACATAATCCCTCGATCTCTCCTCTCATAAATACCTCAATCCATTTTATACCAAAAATTATCATTTTAGAAAGTGGTTAAATAATAGCGAACATTATAAATAAATATTAAAACGATTACGATACTAATAGGCACGCTCCTAAAAAAATTAGACCGACCCATATTAATGGTCGGTCGTTACTGAATTTAAACCTTTTCTAAGCCCGCGCGCGAGTCATCAAGAACAAGAAATACGGCGCGCCGATGACCGCGATCACCAGCCCCGTCGGGATTTCAGCCGACGGCAGGATGGAGCGGCCGATCGTGTCCGCTACAATAACGAGCAGACTTCCGGTGAGCGCTGAAGCCGGCAAGAGGATGCCATGCCGGGAGCCGACTAACCGGCGCGACAAATGCGGGGCGATCAGCCCTACGAAGGCGATGCTTCCGCTGACCGCCACGCAAGCCCCCGCCAAGCCGACGGAGCACGCGAGCAGAATCAACCGCTCCCGGTCCACCGCCGCTCCGAGGCTTCGGGCCATGGCGTCGCCCAGGTTGAGCACATTCAACGTCTGCGCTTTATAGAATGTCAGCGGCAACAACACCAGAATCCAAGGCAGCAAAGCCAAAACAAACTTCCAGTTCGATCCCCAGATACTACCCGCCATCCAAACCTGGATGAACTGGTATTGCTCCGGGCTCACTCTGAGCGTCAGCACGATGGTCGCCGCCGATATCCCCGCGGCTACCGCAATTCCGCTGAGCACCAGCCGCATCGGGACAAGACCCTCCGTCCGACTATAAGCCAGCACATAGATGATTAAAGCCGTAATACCCGCGCCCAGCAACGCCATAAGCGGTAACATGAATATAGGTGCCGAAGCGCTCACAGGGAACATCGAGATAAACACAACAACCGCCAGCCCCGCACCGGCGTTGAAGCCGAGAATGCCGGGCTCCGCCAGCGGATTGCGGGAAATCCCTTGCAGAATACAACCGGATACGGCAAGGCCCGCGCCCACTAACAAAGCGATAACAATCCGCGGCAACCGGAAACTGAACAGGATCAGCTCCTGCTGCTGGGTACCGAAGCCGAAGAACGTGCGCATCACCTCCATTGGAGTAAGACGCGTAAATCCCGTATTCATACTCACGATCACCGCTGCCACAATCAAGACAGTTAAGATCGTCAGGATCAGGATGGAACGGGTGAGGTTTTTTTGATTTTTGGAGTCCAAAAGCGGATGTGTCATTGGAGTCCTCTCCCCCCTCTGCGTGTAAGGTATAAGAAGAAGGGTACACCAATGAGGGCGATGAGCGCGCCAATGGGCGTCTCATACGGCGGATTAATCATCCTGGCGCCGATGTCGCTGATGACGATCAACAATGCGCCCAGCACGCCTGAGCATGGGATAATCCAACGGTAATCCGAGCCCACCAGCAGCCTCGCCACATGGGGAATGACAAGCCCGACAAACCCGATATTCCCGGCGACCGCAACCGAAGCACCCGCCAGAATCAGCACGATGAGCATGCCTAAGCATTTCACCAACATCGTGCGTTGACCAAGCCCGCGGGCCACGTCCTCCCCAAGGCTTAGCAGCGTCACAGAGGGCGACAGCATTAGCGCTCCGGCGAGGCCGACCGCGATAAAGGGCGCTACCGCGCTCACATGCATCCACTGAACGCCGGCCACCCCGCCGGCATACCAGAACGCCAGATCTTGTCCGATCCGGTACAAGATCGCAATCCCTTCGCTCAGCGCGATTAACAAAGCGCCGACCGCTGCTCCGGCCATCGTCAGCCGGAACGGCGTCAGCCCGCCCTTGTTCAGCGAGCCGATGCCGAACACGAGGCCCGCGCCCAGAGCTGCGCCGAGAAAAGCGAACAGCATCAGCTGCAGGAACGACATGCCTGGCGCGAAAGCGAAGCAGATCGCCAGAAGCAAGCCGGCTCCGGCATTCAAGCCGAGAAGCCCCGAGTCGCCGAGCGGGTTCCGCGTCATGCCCTGGATGATGGCTCCGGCTACAGCCAGCCCCGCGCCGACCAGCGCGGCGATGACCGCGCGCGGCATGCGCAGCTCGCGGATAATCTGATGCTGCGTCAGGTCCGGATTCGCATGCACAATCGCATCCCACACCGTAGATAGTTGAATATCCGCCGCGCCTACGGCGATCGAAGTCATCATGCTGAGCACCAAAGCAACCAAACCGCCGACCAAGATCAACATAGCCGCTAAGGGACGCGCCTTCACGGTAAGCTCGCCCGTTGTTGTAGATTCCTTGCCTTGCATTGTAGTAAACCACCTTTATATGTTGAGCTAAACAAGTAGTGTGCTCATTCGGTTATTATTCCATGTTTGTGTCTGATCCGCTCATTGAGAATCATTTTCATTTCATTATAAAGGCATTGAGGCGACTCGTCCAGTTTAAGCGCATAAAAGTGGCCTCTGCCGCATAGCGGCGGAGGCCTATATAGGATAGGAGGAGAAACCAAAGTTAGGATCGGGCAAGCGCACGTTCCGCTTACAGCCCGGTGTTCGCTTTCACCGTCACCTCGGTGTAGCGCTTGAAATCCGGCCGCGACGTCAGCAGCGTGCCGATGATCGCGCCGAGAAAGCCCAGCGGAATCGAGATGATGCCCGGGTTCGTCAGCGGGAACAACGCCTCGCCGACGAAGATGGCCTTGCCTTCAGGCCCCCACACACTGGGGCTCAAGGCCACCAGCAGCAGCGCGCTCAGCAAGCCCGTGAACATGCCCGTGATGGCGCCGGCGGTATTAAACCGCCGCCAGAAGATGGTGAACAGCAACACGGGCAGGTTCGCGCTTGCGGCTACCGCGAAAGCTAACGAGACCAGGAACGCCACATTCATCTTCAGCGCGAACAGCGACAGCACGATGGACAAGGCCGATACGGCCACGGACGCCCAGCGCGCCGCGTTCAGCTGCTCCTTCTCGGTCGCCTGTCCCTTGCGGACAATGTGACCGTAGAAGTCATGCGCGAACGCCGAGGCGGCCGAGAGCACCAGCCCCGTGACCACCGCCAGGATGGTCGCGAACGCCACGGCGGAGATAAAGGCGAACAGGAAGTCGCCGCCCAGCGCTTGCGCCAGCAGAGGCGCGGCCAGGTTGCCGCCTTTATCCTGCGCGATAATCGCGTCAGCGCCTACGAAAGCGGCGGCGCCAAACCCGAGGAATATCGTCATAATATAGAAGATGCCGATGATCCAGGTCGCATAGACGACGGAGGAGCGTGCCGTCCGAGCGTCTTTAACCGTGAAGAAGCGAATCAGAATATGCGGCAACCCGGCCGTACCCAGCACCAGCGCGAGATTCAGCGACAGCGTATCCAACGGCACCTTGTACTTGTTGCCCGGGTTCAGGAACGCATCCCCCAGCGGCGTCGCCGTCTTCATGTGCATGAACATGTTATATAAGGAGAAATCAAACTTAGCGAATACAATCATGGAGATAATGAACGTTCCGACCATGAGCAGCACGGCTTTCGTAATCTGTACCCAAGAGGTTGCCGTCATCCCGCCGAACACCACATACACCGTCATCAGCACGCCCACAATCACGATCGAGGTATACGCATCCAGCCCGAGCAGCAGCTTGATCAGCGAGCCCGCGCCCACCAGCTGCGCGATCATGTAGAACGTGGAAATCGTTATCGTATTTAAAGCCGCAACCCCGCGAATCTTCTTCTCGTCAAAACGCGCCGCGATCATATCCGCCATCGTATATTTCCCGAGGTTTCGCAGAGGCTCCGCAATCAGATACAGCACCACGAGATACGCCACCAGAAATCCGATGCTATAGAAGAATCCGTCGAAGCCGGCCAGTGCAATCGAGCCCGCAATCCCCAGGAACGACGCCGCGGACATGTAGTCTCCGGCAATCGCCAGCCCGTTCTGCCAGCCTGTCAAACCCCCGCCGCCGGTGTAGAATTCACTGGTGCTGTTGGTTTTTTTGGAAGCGAAATAGGTAATCACCAGCGTCATAGCCACAATCGCCAGAAAGAGCGTAAAAGCGGTCATATTCATGCCTCTTCCCTCCCCGCTTGCTCCCTGATGCGTTTAATATCCCGGTCCCAATCCCTCGACTTTCGCGAATACATCACACACAGCGTCCACGTCATCACAAACTGCCCGAATGCAAACACCCAAGCCCATGAAATAGGCCCCAGCGCCGGCTTGTTCAGCACATCGGTGTAAGAAGTGAGAACCGGCAGCATGAAGTAGAATACCAGGAAAAACAAAGTCAGCGGCAACAGAAAGCGTTTCTTCTTGTGCATGAGGTGCCGAAAGCTTTTG
Protein-coding sequences here:
- a CDS encoding thioredoxin family protein, with the protein product MSIEALNDSNFPTAIAGKGTTLVDFTGTWCPPCKVLLPLLEELQQEMKDTVNIYKADVKEAAETASAYGIMSTPTVIVFRDGVPVDKLVGLRPKQAYVNVINKSL
- a CDS encoding Gfo/Idh/MocA family protein; amino-acid sequence: MKTIRWGIIGCGDVTEVKSGPGFQKAPNAALQAVMRRDASLAEDYAKRHGVPQWYSDAEALIHDPQVDAVYIATPPAYHKEYTLLCAQAGKPVYVEKPMALNTAECEAMIQACREAGVPLFVAFYRRALPKFIQVRDWIAEGLIGDVRFVQMTHYQPPSADERTGQSQAWRVNPAIAGGGKFVDLASHTLDIMDFILGPVQTAKGAASNQAGLYAADDIVSAQFLFESGVHGTGIWCFNAAQYVEMNEIVGSKGRIRFSTFVNDGPVEVFTETESFEKIFPPPAHIQQPLITLLTAALNGNGESPSNGETAMRTSRVMDAIYKDLLITLT
- a CDS encoding VanW family protein produces the protein MQATLKPVRRSIWRIRLGKIYFTFRRWLHWYFGGKSYVRAPEKLAARQPLPHTVYEHRTPTLRKLKDVDMWLQHNKVINLKLALQQLNGVNIQPGETFSYWKMIGRPSRAKGYVDGMVLFYGSFKPGVGGGLCQLSNMIYWMTLHTPLTVTERHRHSYDVFPDAGRTQPFGSGATCAYNYLDLQIRNDTGMPYRLNLSIVNDELRGQWSTAEPPLHTYEIYEKDHSIKLEHWGGYTRHNTLYRKMFNLAGEQVDDQYITENHAVMMYQPLLKEEATKP
- a CDS encoding FecCD family ABC transporter permease, which translates into the protein MTHPLLDSKNQKNLTRSILILTILTVLIVAAVIVSMNTGFTRLTPMEVMRTFFGFGTQQQELILFSFRLPRIVIALLVGAGLAVSGCILQGISRNPLAEPGILGFNAGAGLAVVVFISMFPVSASAPIFMLPLMALLGAGITALIIYVLAYSRTEGLVPMRLVLSGIAVAAGISAATIVLTLRVSPEQYQFIQVWMAGSIWGSNWKFVLALLPWILVLLPLTFYKAQTLNVLNLGDAMARSLGAAVDRERLILLACSVGLAGACVAVSGSIAFVGLIAPHLSRRLVGSRHGILLPASALTGSLLVIVADTIGRSILPSAEIPTGLVIAVIGAPYFLFLMTRARA
- a CDS encoding FecCD family ABC transporter permease → MQGKESTTTGELTVKARPLAAMLILVGGLVALVLSMMTSIAVGAADIQLSTVWDAIVHANPDLTQHQIIRELRMPRAVIAALVGAGLAVAGAIIQGMTRNPLGDSGLLGLNAGAGLLLAICFAFAPGMSFLQLMLFAFLGAALGAGLVFGIGSLNKGGLTPFRLTMAGAAVGALLIALSEGIAILYRIGQDLAFWYAGGVAGVQWMHVSAVAPFIAVGLAGALMLSPSVTLLSLGEDVARGLGQRTMLVKCLGMLIVLILAGASVAVAGNIGFVGLVIPHVARLLVGSDYRWIIPCSGVLGALLIVISDIGARMINPPYETPIGALIALIGVPFFLYLTRRGGRGLQ
- a CDS encoding solute symporter family protein, with translation MNMTAFTLFLAIVAMTLVITYFASKKTNSTSEFYTGGGGLTGWQNGLAIAGDYMSAASFLGIAGSIALAGFDGFFYSIGFLVAYLVVLYLIAEPLRNLGKYTMADMIAARFDEKKIRGVAALNTITISTFYMIAQLVGAGSLIKLLLGLDAYTSIVIVGVLMTVYVVFGGMTATSWVQITKAVLLMVGTFIISMIVFAKFDFSLYNMFMHMKTATPLGDAFLNPGNKYKVPLDTLSLNLALVLGTAGLPHILIRFFTVKDARTARSSVVYATWIIGIFYIMTIFLGFGAAAFVGADAIIAQDKGGNLAAPLLAQALGGDFLFAFISAVAFATILAVVTGLVLSAASAFAHDFYGHIVRKGQATEKEQLNAARWASVAVSALSIVLSLFALKMNVAFLVSLAFAVAASANLPVLLFTIFWRRFNTAGAITGMFTGLLSALLLVALSPSVWGPEGKAIFVGEALFPLTNPGIISIPLGFLGAIIGTLLTSRPDFKRYTEVTVKANTGL
- a CDS encoding DUF485 domain-containing protein, whose product is MESKPNYAQIYKSKSFRHLMHKKKRFLLPLTLFFLVFYFMLPVLTSYTDVLNKPALGPISWAWVFAFGQFVMTWTLCVMYSRKSRDWDRDIKRIREQAGREEA